The DNA sequence tcactcactcactcactcactcactcactcactcactcactcactcactcactcactcactcactcactcactcacgtgACTTAATTATCTGAATGAATACTCGTCATTTCATGTGGTGAGAACGACATGGCCAGTGCTCCTTGCAGTCTTTTACAAACAACTGAAGCGTTGTGCTGAGCACAGCATGTGTGCGACATTGTGACACTGATACTTTTAGTAGGTCAGGGGTACATATCGGTCAGGTACGGCTAATTAATAGAAAAACGAATtcattataaataaatgtttaatattGGAAACCAATTGCTAACATCAAAAATAATACTATATAACAGTCATAATATGGCGAAAGTTATAGCTAATAACTATCACTATAATGTACTGTAACATAATATGTtgtattacaatacatacattgaaacaaacaaacgaaAACCATGTTTATAATTGATTTGTGTTGGTGGCCCTATAGACACTCTATCCCAGAGGAAGCATGCCTTACTGCTTGAGGAGGTGCAGAAGATCAatgaggagaacacagagaagTCTGgtctgaaggagaaggaggccaCCGACTCCTCTGGAGAGCCCCCACAGGCTTCCTCTACCCCCGCGGACGTTCCCGAGGACCGCAAAGGGCTGGGAGAAGACCGGTCTGAGGAAGACagcgagaaggagaaggaggaggaagaggatggtcAGACGGCTTCAAAGGAGCCGGAGGGCAAGAGCGATGAAGACAAACCAGAGGAAGGACATTCAATGGACAAGGTGGATGAGGAAGAGACAACAACAAGCCCTTCTGTCCAGGACCTCCTCAAAGACGGCGTTCCTGCGAGGTAGCCTATTTCTAAAACAATAAGTCTCAAAGTTATTATTAACTCAATCTCTTAGGATTCAGTAAGTTTCATGTATCCCAATGATTTGCAAAGACAACGTTTTGTGACAGTCTGAGAATGCCATTTATTTCACTTGAGGCATGAAAATTCCATGAgacatattattttttatattcaaaTGTAAACAACAGAAAACAATAATTCATACACTTTTAGAAACATTTCCCGACCAATTATGTAAAAAAGCATTGTCGGCCAATACCACCCTGTTCCTCCTAACAAACCTAACtcgcaaacaaacaacaatgcATTCATacagaaaaactacaacaaccacaatgCACTCTGTTCTAGCAGGGATGACCCCAAAGAGGCTGAAAAGCCCCAGATGCCAGAGATTACCCCCACTCCGAGCAGTAAGCACCATGTGACCTATGAAGAGCCTAAGGCCGGAGACCACACCAAGAGCCAGGTGGAGGTTCTAgctgaggtgaaggaggaggaggaggaggagcaggaggaggagcaggaggacccAGAGGGCTGGGCGGTGTTCAAGGCAGACGGGGTGGAGATCCACATGGACCTGCTGAAGAAGCTGCAGAAGAAGAGAGACGAGGTGCAGGATGAAGAGCCCGAGGAAGACGATGATGTAGAGCGCCACTTCATCGGTGAGCCTTGTGGTGTCGAAACCAAACTAGTCGCATGAATCAGACCGTAGATTAATAATCAAGACTTTCGATTGATGATGTAAAGTCTGAGAGCGGACAGGCTCAAATCTTGGAACGTTTCACTCCATATTTGTTCTGGGATCTGTAAGCGTGTAACAGCGAACACAAACTTGTCCAGCATTAGTGGATTTAGCTGAAGCTAAAACATTCTGGCCAGATGCCGTCATTCTTAATATAAGTTAAAAAAGGCAACGTGTACACTGTCCATGGTGGACATACACTTACAGATAAAAAGTCTGAAAACGACTGCCAGTCGCACAAATTATTTTCCCTTCTGAAAAAGAAGATATCGTACTTCATTAAGTTAACCAACGTGTCAACTAGTGTCAGAAGTAAACATATCTTTCCCATTCAAATAACATACTTTTTGTcttcccctcttcttcctcctcctcctcctcctcctccccgttcttctcctcctcctcctcctcccctcctcctcctcctcctcctcctcctcatcctcctcctcctcctcctccctactctcctcctcctcctccctctcctcctcctctcctcctcttcctccccattcttctcctcctcctcctcctcccctctctcctcctcctcctccccattcttctcatcctcctcctcctcctctctctcctcctcctcctcctcctcttcctcctcctcctccccctcctcctccccctccttctcctcctcctcctcctcctcctcctcctcctcctcccatgccTGCTGGGTGTGTGCagacaacagcccccccccgggggccccctTCAACCACCGCATCGTCTCGGCCAAGCCGAGCCAGATCCGCAACTTCTACTCCATCAACCACCAGGAGATCCTTGGGGGGTCAGTACTGCGGTGGCCGCACCCTGTGTGTTCCTTTAGACCTCACTAATGGATGGACGATAATGATGTGAGGTGAAGAGCTACGGATCAgacgagagacgagagagagagggagagagggggagagggagagagagagagagagagagagagggagagagggggagagggagagagagagagagagagagagagagagagagagagcgagagagcgagagagagagaagagagagagggagagagagagagagagagagagagagagagagagagagagagggagagagagagagagagagagagagagagagagagagagagagagagagagagagcgagagagagagagagagagagagagagagagagggagagagagagagagagagagagagaggagagagggagagagagagagagagagagcgagagagagagaaagagagagagggagagagagagagagagagagacagacagacagacagacagacagacagacagacagacagacagacagacagacagacagacagacagacagacagacagacagacagacagacagacagacagacagacacagagacagacagacagacagacagacagacagacagacagacagacagacagagacagtgtCTTCGTACAGAAGGGCTCATTGCGTAACactccctgcccccccacctCGCCCCCGACCCCCCCTCGTCCATAGCTCTAGAGTCACTGGGGTTATTTTTACTTGGAGACCGCCGGGCATGTGAAAGCGTATCCCGTCCGCCAGCTGGTAGCTGATCACTAAGTGTTAATCCGAATCTTCAAAGGGACGACTGGCAGCCCCTCCTCCGGTTGGATGTCAAATAACTGATTTTAATTCTAAATCTTAAAAATCATATCAACCCAACCCAAGTAACACATCACCCCGCTCCTTCTACAATCGTAAGTCAATCAAGCGCGCAGTTTTGATTCAGGCTTTGTGGCGGCATTGTCGGATTGGGTACACAGTGCAGGTAATAGAGATGGCGGTTCCTggcctggccccccccccccccacccccctctgggATTAGGGTCCGACTGAAAGGCTTGCATAGTCAGCGGATGTGTCCGCAGCGATGCGGGTCCGGTTACAAAGACAGGGGCCACTACTGTTTTATTTACACTCGCTCATATAGGTAtgcatttatatatctatatttatttgtgCTCTTTTTAAAGGGGTCGCTTCGGCCAGGTCCATAAGTGTGTGGAGAACTCCTCTGGACTCACGTTTGCGGCCAAGGTCATCAAGGCCAGGAGTGTGAAGGAGAAGGTAGTAGCGTGCTTTGTGGGCTGTTTATGACGTTTGGGTGTGATGTATGAGGAATTAAATAATACTTTCCTATGGCTGGCAACTGCTCTATTTACGGGGGTCCTAAATTATATTTAGGGCTATGGGGGGCTTGCTCCCCAAGGCCTCTTGCGAAATAGGCTGCAGGAATGTTCTTTGCCTTGGGCGAGAGATTTGACCTAGAAAACAAGAGGCAACAGCTGCCCATTGTCCCTGTGGTTCATGCATTTGTCCCGGCTCACTGGGTCTGTGTCTTGTGTTTAACAGGAAGTGGTCAAGAATGAGATCCAGGTCATGAACCAGCTTGACCACGCCAACCTCATCCAGCTGTACGCCGCCTACGAATCCCGCAACGACATGATCCTCGTGCTGGAATTGTAGGccatttcatatttcatatctCACTCTCCTCTTTACTGTCGTCAGTGCAGCGTTCTTCTATTGGATGACAAGCGCTACAATATTCTGTGTTCAGATAACCCTTGACTGTTACTATTCTGCTCCTAAAATGACTAAAATCCTCGAGCAGGTTACCCAAAGGGGCAGGATTTTCTAGTGGTTGCGGTGGTTTGACTTCCAGACAAAAGGTCCTCGGATCGATCGCCAAAGTTTAAGATCTGTGATAGCTGAGCTCGGCTTGTTTCTTCATAACATGACGTAGAATTCTGTGCAAGTGACTATGCATGTGAAGATCGTGTTCTCATGTttacctgtgtgcgtgcgtgtgtctctgtgcgtgtgtgcgtgtgtctgtgtttgcgtctatctgtgtgtgcatgtgttggtgcgtctgtgtttgcttgtgtctgtgcgtctctgtgtgcatgcgactctctgtctgtgtgtttgtgcgtatgtgcgtctgtgtgtgcgtgcgtctatctgtctgtgcgTCTGGGCGGCCACAGTGTCGATGGGGGCGAGCTGTTCGACCGGATCATCGACGTGAACTACACCCTGATGGAGTTGGAGACGGTGAGCTTCATCCGACAGATCTGTGAGGGCCTGCAGCACATGCACAAGATGTACATCCTCCACCTCGACCTGAAGGTAAACCCACCCCCGCCTCGGCCCGGGatgttgtatgtccttgcaCTTCAAAACAGTAcgcattgtggaaaaaaataaataaaaatgactgCATTTCTATAGTGCttctctaaccagtggccgctcgAAGAGCTTTACAATATCgcttaacattcacccattcatgcacacattcacacaccgactgcggtgtcagccatggaaggcgacagccagcttctCCGGAGCAGTTTGGGTGATGTGCCTTGCTCAATCATACCTCGACACTCAGGGTCGAACTAGCAACTTTCCGGTTACCAGCGATCAGGCTCTATCTCATGATCCACATCCCTCccatgtagcatcttatcctagctatctttgttgtacacagggaatgggttggccgaaaaaaaattaatgctcggcatttggttctatgaacatccttactgtaccgccagtgatacattgttgtttctctttcttctgacaaatgttaaaagcgtcagctaaatgcCCTACGTGAATGTGGAAATGCAAGCAATCATGAAGTGAAACCAATAGAAAACAGGATGCACACTAAAAAACGTGAAACCCATCCCCTGAGTTCCTTGTTTATTGTTCTTCTTTTTATCCCCATTCAAGCCAGAGAACATCCTGTGTGTAAGCAGAGTCACCAACAAGGTCAAGATCATCGACTTTGGCCTGGCGAGAATGTGAGTATGGTATTTACATCCCTTATCCCGATGACAAGTCGCTCTGTATTCCTGTCTGGGATTACAGCGGTTATCTTTATCGTCCATGATATCTTTATCCTCATAAAATGGCCGCTTCGGTCGTGAAATAAGCCTGCTCAGTGTTGGATCTCATACCTTTCTCCCCTGTAAAGATATAAGCCCCGGGAGAAGCTGCGAGTGAATTTTGGCACGCCGGAGTTCCTCGCTCCAGAAGTGATCAACTACGACTTTGTGTCGTTCAACACAGACATGTGGAGCCTAGGGGTTATCACGTACATGCTGTAAGAAAatatactgcacacacacacatgcacacatgtatgcacatgtatgcgtgcatgcgcaggtatgcacacacacacacacacacacacacacacacacacacacacacacacacacacacacacacacacacacacacacacacacacacacacacacacacacacacacaaatacaaccaCATACATAATTCTctttgacacacatacacacacacacacatatatacacacacattcacgcacaccaCCTCTctgtgacacacgcacacacactcacactcacgcacgcacagacacacatgcacgcatgcacacacacatacgcacacacacacacacacacacacacacacacacacacacacacacacacacacacacacacacacacacacacacacacacacacatacatgaacgcacatgcaagtacacacacagaaacaaccacacaccacctctctgacaagcacacacacacacacatacgcgcatgTTTATATATGCGGTCCACAACAACAGCTGTCCCCCCTCGCCCCACCAGTCTGAGCGGCCTGTGCCCCTTCCTGGGCGACGATGACAACCAGACCCTGAACAACATCCTGGCGGCCAAGTGGAActtcgaggaggaggagttcatcACCGTGTCCGCCGAGGCCAAAGACTTCATCACCAGGCTCCTGGTCGTCAACAAGACGTAAGCCGGAGACACCTGACTCCTGTCTTGTTGTTCATTGTTGAATGCGTGGTCGTTTTGTAACTGTTTTGTGTTCAACACGCTTAAAGAGTGTTGAACGGTTACATTTGGGTCTCAAGTGTTGGCATTTTTATGTATACATTTGTTAAACGATGGACATTCGCTAAAACATAAGAATTAGAAGAACATCTTCTGTCCGAAAACTTGGTCGTTTTCCATTACACCCAATGTGTACATTTCTTCGAGAACCTCAACAACTCGCACGACTGCTCCAATAACAATCTCTAAGCTCGTAGTCTGAGGTTCTCCTGCTGATTCGAGGGGCGACTAACCCTTCACCTTGTGTGGACATGTCCTCTGTGCAGCTGGAGGATGGGGGCGACTGAAGCGTTGAAACACCCGTGGCTCTCTGACCCTGTGCTCCACCATCGCCTCTACACTAGGGTACACTAGAAACCTCTCAGTCTTGCATTGTTGCAActtaaaaaaaagcaacaaagtataaaagcttttttttactttgttgcTCGAATATTCTCTAGCTGTGAGCTTAATACATTCTCTTATTATCTTGAATGTtgcacgtcctggcacttaaaaatagtacttagcatcgtgtagcatcttatcctagctatcttttttgtatacggggaatgggttaacccaacaattgttggtgcttggcacttggttctatgaacatccttattgtaccaacagcgatacattgttgtttctctttcttctgacaaatgttcttattgtaagtcgctttggataaaagcgtctgttaaatgCCCAAAATATAAATCTAAATCCTATGAATATTAATTTTGTATATACACAGAAAACCATGTGCAAATCAAGACGGTCTTCGTGTATCCCACCCTAAGATCGTTAAGGTGAGTCTTCCCCTATTATCCATCATCTGTTTATCGATTCAGCAATTCTGCAGCACAAATGTCAATCCCCAATCAATACCTATCATCCATTCCTAGCACACAATATCCATGTCGTCCAAAACTCCACTCAATCTGACCACTAGAGGGGAGGCATGCCCCACACTTTGAACGGGGAACGCTGTATAGAGGCCTTTGCTCCACATGAGTTCTAACCCTATTTTCCAGGACTCCACTTCAATGATGCTATGGCTCTATCTGGCGCCCACCTGGACCAACAATGTTGTACGCATTTAAACATGCAGTGCTGGATTTTAAGCGACTGAAGGATAGCTTACGTACCTGCTATTCAAATGTCCCAAGATTGACCCGAATGCTAAAAGGAAGACATCCATTTTGGATTGTGAGTTATTGATCAGTTTATGTGTGATATGTTACAGAACTGAAACTGATGCTTTcttaggggggggaggggggaggggagggggggggggggtgcttgttaTACCAATAAATATTGTTTGGTTTTTGATCTTGAGAGGATGGATGTCAAGCAGTCAAGCATGTGAAGGAAAAGTGAAaaaacgcacacatactcacacccAGGTCAGTCGGAGTGATTCGGATCAGGATAGTTTTCGATACAGACTCTCTAAACACACCCTTACATTCTCACATGATGCTGAGGTTCAATGCCGCTGTTCATGTCACTGCATACTCCAACTACCCGTAGAGAAGCCCATATGTCTTGAGCTGTTCCTCAGCTACTGCCATACTAAACTGTTTTAGTCACTATATATGTCCATCATGCTCTTTTAAAATTgccgaaagaaagaaagtttgATACGTTTGACAGGGGCTGTAAATTAATTCAGAAATATATACTTTATAGTTAAAGAACTGAGATCTTGTAATACAGAGTTAATTGTCGTTGGATTTCTTTAACTTTGTggaaagtttttttaatttagaatTGCCCTGGACTAGTTTTGCCTAGAAGTATTGTTTGATTAATGTGAGAGATTATGGTAAAGGTAGAGGATTAGTTTTCTTAAGCCGTAGAATTTGCACTTTATTACtttaaatgttacaaaataTCAACCTATGGTAAATGAAATTTTTGCAAAGGCTTGTGGGATTTGAGTTGTGACTTTTTTTGTATTACTATGATTTTTCCATGTGTGTCAAGAGATGACATTTTTACTTAAAATAATTCAAGTCTTATAACTGATTTCTAAGTTTTATTGGCAATTAATTTTTTGGACAAATTGGTTAAATTTAGGGGAAGGGTTGCATGGATAGTTTTActtatttcattatttaacaaataattAATCTATTTAAATGACAATATGCTACAG is a window from the Gadus chalcogrammus isolate NIFS_2021 chromosome 8, NIFS_Gcha_1.0, whole genome shotgun sequence genome containing:
- the mylk4a gene encoding myosin light chain kinase 2, skeletal/cardiac muscle isoform X2 — protein: MKNICRRRRDLSFRLEYLSRGADAMSSKLLSHPSKAGATVGDSNGPGNGMDIIQSRIELLSTKMDRLIHIQEKVLSRLDGMSQDIDGIERDVENMKVDHEEIHVPPPKTVKAGPTGEVREMCQEMSSIMTVVNQRSEQQAQKLEGMEKLVLGIQQVISFIGETVKGSQIMERMFKGPAARKSAKAKDNKGRIVVKRPTSTDAVSKKADKTTSTRGTTKGTQTVASACEPCTPLPSHKTKLHGPKQILSPRKYGIFLKDPKGKEAKEKPCLSLKSKNTQKKKKNLDTTADTLSQRKHALLLEEVQKINEENTEKSGLKEKEATDSSGEPPQASSTPADVPEDRKGLGEDRSEEDSEKEKEEEEDGQTASKEPEGKSDEDKPEEGHSMDKVDEEETTTSPSVQDLLKDGVPARDDPKEAEKPQMPEITPTPSSKHHVTYEEPKAGDHTKSQVEVLAEVKEEEEEEQEEEQEDPEGWAVFKADGVEIHMDLLKKLQKKRDEVQDEEPEEDDDVERHFIDNSPPPGAPFNHRIVSAKPSQIRNFYSINHQEILGGGRFGQVHKCVENSSGLTFAAKVIKARSVKEKEVVKNEIQVMNQLDHANLIQLYAAYESRNDMILVLEFVDGGELFDRIIDVNYTLMELETVSFIRQICEGLQHMHKMYILHLDLKPENILCVSRVTNKVKIIDFGLARIYKPREKLRVNFGTPEFLAPEVINYDFVSFNTDMWSLGVITYMLLSGLCPFLGDDDNQTLNNILAAKWNFEEEEFITVSAEAKDFITRLLVVNKTWRMGATEALKHPWLSDPVLHHRLYTRKTMCKSRRSSCIPP
- the mylk4a gene encoding myosin light chain kinase 2, skeletal/cardiac muscle isoform X1, which produces MKNICRRRRDLSFRLEYLSRGADAMSSKLLSHPSKAGATVGDSNGPGNGMDIIQSRIELLSTKMDRLIHIQEKVLSRLDGMSQDIDGIERDVENMKVDHEEIHVPPPKTVKAGPTGEVREMCQEMSSIMTVVNQRSEQQAQKLEGMEKLVLGIQQVISFIGETVKGSQIMERMFKGPAARKSAKAKDNKGRIVVKRPTSTDAVSKKADKTTSTRGTTKGTQTVASACEPCTPLPSHKTKLHGPKQILSPRKYGIFLKDPKGKEAKEKPCLSLKSKNTQKKKKNLDTTADTLSQRKHALLLEEVQKINEENTEKSGLKEKEATDSSGEPPQASSTPADVPEDRKGLGEDRSEEDSEKEKEEEEDGQTASKEPEGKSDEDKPEEGHSMDKVDEEETTTSPSVQDLLKDGVPASRDDPKEAEKPQMPEITPTPSSKHHVTYEEPKAGDHTKSQVEVLAEVKEEEEEEQEEEQEDPEGWAVFKADGVEIHMDLLKKLQKKRDEVQDEEPEEDDDVERHFIDNSPPPGAPFNHRIVSAKPSQIRNFYSINHQEILGGGRFGQVHKCVENSSGLTFAAKVIKARSVKEKEVVKNEIQVMNQLDHANLIQLYAAYESRNDMILVLEFVDGGELFDRIIDVNYTLMELETVSFIRQICEGLQHMHKMYILHLDLKPENILCVSRVTNKVKIIDFGLARIYKPREKLRVNFGTPEFLAPEVINYDFVSFNTDMWSLGVITYMLLSGLCPFLGDDDNQTLNNILAAKWNFEEEEFITVSAEAKDFITRLLVVNKTWRMGATEALKHPWLSDPVLHHRLYTRKTMCKSRRSSCIPP
- the mylk4a gene encoding myosin light chain kinase 2, skeletal/cardiac muscle isoform X3, giving the protein MKNICRRRRDLSFRLEYLSRGADAMSSKLLSHPSKAGATVGDSNGPGNGMDIIQSRIELLSTKMDRLIHIQEKVLSRLDGMSQDIDGIERDVENMKVDHEEIHVPPPKTVKAGPTGEVREMCQEMSSIMTVVNQRSEQQAQKLEGMEKLVLGIQQVISFIGETVKGSQIMERMFKGPAARKSAKAKDNKGRIVVKRPTSTDAVSKKADKLKDPKGKEAKEKPCLSLKSKNTQKKKKNLDTTADTLSQRKHALLLEEVQKINEENTEKSGLKEKEATDSSGEPPQASSTPADVPEDRKGLGEDRSEEDSEKEKEEEEDGQTASKEPEGKSDEDKPEEGHSMDKVDEEETTTSPSVQDLLKDGVPASRDDPKEAEKPQMPEITPTPSSKHHVTYEEPKAGDHTKSQVEVLAEVKEEEEEEQEEEQEDPEGWAVFKADGVEIHMDLLKKLQKKRDEVQDEEPEEDDDVERHFIDNSPPPGAPFNHRIVSAKPSQIRNFYSINHQEILGGGRFGQVHKCVENSSGLTFAAKVIKARSVKEKEVVKNEIQVMNQLDHANLIQLYAAYESRNDMILVLEFVDGGELFDRIIDVNYTLMELETVSFIRQICEGLQHMHKMYILHLDLKPENILCVSRVTNKVKIIDFGLARIYKPREKLRVNFGTPEFLAPEVINYDFVSFNTDMWSLGVITYMLLSGLCPFLGDDDNQTLNNILAAKWNFEEEEFITVSAEAKDFITRLLVVNKTWRMGATEALKHPWLSDPVLHHRLYTRKTMCKSRRSSCIPP